The following is a genomic window from Elgaria multicarinata webbii isolate HBS135686 ecotype San Diego chromosome 9, rElgMul1.1.pri, whole genome shotgun sequence.
CCATGCAATAACAGCAAAGCAAAAATAGTCCTTTGCAATATACGTATATAGACAGCAAAAGTCTTAAAGTAAGAGAGATGAATGTCATCAATTAAAACCAGAATACATAAATccttaaaaactaaaaacaggcccattttaagaacataagaagtgccatgctggatcagaccaagggtccatctagtccaggactctgttcacacagtggccagggatgaacaagcaggacatggtgcaacagcaccctcccacccatgttccccagcaactggtgcacacaggcttactgcctcgaatactggagatagcacacaaccatcagggctagtagccattgataacctttgcctccaggaatttatccagcccccttttaaagccatccaaattggtggcaatcactacatcttgtggtagtgagttccataatttaactatgcattgtgtgaagaagtacttccttttctttgtcctgaatctcctaccaatcagtttcatgggatgaccccgggttctagtattttgagagagggagaaaaatgtctccctatccattttctccataccatgcataattttgtacacctcaatcatgtctcccctcagcctcctcttctccaagctaaacaatcccagctgatgtgaCTTTCCTTCataaggggagatgctccagccccttaatcattttagttgcccataAAGTTTTAtgcattcatatatatttttaaaatgtgggccCATTCTTACTTTTTAAGGTTTTAtgtattctggttttaattttttatacatTGTCATATAGTATGTATCTTTTTTTTACACTGTTACAACATTTTAGCATTGTTGCATTTAGGTTTTATATATTCACATTTTAATTGTACATTTTGATATGTCTTTGCtacattgtttttaatatttgtatttattagcaTTAAACCATTTTAACTTATGACATTCATGTCCTTTAACTTAGGTTTTTGCTGAGTGATGAGATCATCTTCTTCCAATATAGAATCCCACCTTTGAAGGACTGAATCTGGTATACCCCAGGTCATACAAAAACGCAAAGATAGCCCTGCTTGCCAAAAgagttccaattttttttttgtcaaactCCATATCACCACAATATCTTTATTTGGCCAATTCTATGGTCAGAAAAGACTGAAGCTTTCAAATTCTCCAGCACTCTTCACCCAGTATTTTGAGACaatgactgtgttcagacaacacaataatcaccGGTGGGGGCGCTAAAGAGGCAATTGTCCGTTGTGTTGTGTCATCTGGGGGGCAACACACATTGGGTTCACAACTCACAGTAtgttattttctggaattaaGCAACCgggaaaaacaacaggctgctctgttgcttaACTGTAGACCCATTGATTAACATGTCGTGTGGCGGGCTCTGTTTTGTAATCTCCCCCATCAAGTGCACTATTCCAGAAGGTCATAGAGTTCTGCGGCAGGAGTGGCCAAAAGCACCTCTGCCATTcctgtacagccagcagaactcgcaatgcatgatgggatagggccaggAAGACTGAAGGAGGGAAGAGCACCAGCCGCCCAGAAGGATGCCAGGACTTTAAGCTGCGcgatggggggggaagggcaacatgttgtgtgggttGTACCTCTGAAATAAGGTACTGTGCGTTGTCTATTCCTTCCTCCATTCCCTAAAGTGTCGTCCAAATGCGGCCAATAACTCTCCATATCCTTTGTAATTACATACCATTCAGGGAGGATGGGGGAGTGGATAATGTGTGTATTCTTCAGGAGCACACATAGTTCTTGCTATTATTAAGCAACCATTTTAAAAGTTCTTAAAATACACTGCTTTTTGTGTTGCAATCTTAAGTTTTAATATCTCCAAGAGCAAGCTTTTGGAACTTGATATGAAACTTGCCGTTCCAACCAATGAAATTTTGAAATATCACCCCTGTATCTCACTGTATTACTCTGGTAAAGCATAACAGTTAAGCCAGCAAGAGGCACCATTGCCAGATATGGTAAAATAGCATTAGTGGATGGAAATGGCGGTGACATCAGTGCAGCATTCATTCACCTCACAGTCAACTATGGCAATACATCTTTACCTAAAATTTCATAGTAACTGTATTTCATTATAGACTGAAAGTGACTGGCAGTATAACAGCAAGACAGTTTTGCTGGTTGCCCAAGCAAAACATTCTGCTGTAGTTACATGGACAAAAACTACTCTGTATATTTGCTTTGTTAGCTATGCATATTTGTAGGAATGTAATGCTATGAATTTAAtaacagaaatatttatttattcagtctgTAATTGTATCCCACCAGCTATCTGATATGTGGCTCTGAGATCCAACATAACGCACTGTTCATTAGCACCGATCCAGAGAAAGCTAGTGATTCAGACTAATTAGACAAGTTACTCATGATTAGTTCAAGaaaactgaaatcaataggactctGATTGCAATCCGCTGGACATGTGCACCCCAATTCCATATATGTTTACACAAAGAAAAGTAGAAGAAAAGGCTGCAATTCTCTGCATACTTACTTTGGAATAACCCccaattaaactcagtgggacgtcTAAGAAAACATCCATAGGACTAGGTACACAGCACAAGGAACTTAGTCTAGATTACGGCCAATGTGATGTGGAGTTTGATTGtttatgtttactctgaagtaagtactAGTTAAACTAGACTTACCAATAACTTTGTTTATTATTGAAGCCATGTagcccaatcttatgcatgtttacttgaaagcaaatcccactgaattcaggagAGTTTGCTCCAAGATAAATGGGGAAAGAATTATAAATTTAGAAATATAGAACATCTTTGCAAGTAAATCAAGTTCTCCCATGTTATGGAACCATCATGCAAGCCTGCATTGACTATAGCTGGAATATTTGGATGTGTTCAAGTTCCTTAAACCTAATCCTTTTACTTGGGAGTGATTCCCATTGACAAGAATGTAACCTGAGTATAAGATTGGGGATGAAAATAGCAGGAAGCCCATGCTGCTACTAACTCCTTCTGCCTGGACCTCTCCAAGAAATATACTTCCACAGGTCTCCATGATGGATTTGATCTGATGTGGTTCGTGGGGGCGGGGCTTCTGCAGGTGACGCAATTCAAACCGACCAATTCAAAAAAGCTAAGGGTTTGGAAAGGCGTGGAAAACAAAACCTCCCCGCCAAGGGCTTTAAAAAGAGCTCCATTTTGTGCCGGCTCTCCTGGAAGTGGCAGGATATCGATCCGTGTCCTCTGCGCCGTTGAAACGAAAGAAGTTGAGACGCgcaaagaagaagggaaaaagtGCCTCTTCCTacgtagccttttaaaaaaaaaaacattcacgagagacagggaagaagaaagggggagCTGTGGCGAAGCCAGCAGGAGATAGAAGACGAGAGCGGCCACGGATCCCTCCCCGCTCGTTCGGGCGCAGTAGCTGCTCGACGGCAGGCGGCGGCGCTGGAGAGGACTAGAGCGAGGATTTgcaaccgccgccgccgccgccgccgcggcgcgaggaggaggaggaggatgaagcaaggaggagctggagCCGCCACCAGCTATGGAGCGGCGGCCGTGGCTACCGGAGCCGCCCCGGAGCCGCCCAGCTctgaggtggcggcggcggcggcggagaaaGTTGTCCACTCCCGTTCGCAGGTCCTGTTCTGCGACGGCACCAAGGCTTTGGGCGACGCCTTCAAGCTGCTGGTGCCCAAGTCGACGGAGTTCATGAGCTCCGACGCCGAGCTGTGGAACTTCCTGTGCAGCCTCAAGCACGAGTTCTCGCCGGTCATCCTCCGCAGCAAGGACGTCTACGGATACGCCTCCTGCCGGGCCGTGGTGCCGGACTTGCCCGGGGGCTTTGCggcgaaggcggcggcggcgggccgaAGGGACCGGCCGTGGAGGAGAGCCGCGGCCAGGGGGAGGCGCCTGCGAGCCGCCGTCGCTGGAGGCGACACGAAGAGCAGAGGAGGCGGCGCGAAGAGGGCGGCCAAGAAGCGCTGCGGCGAAGGGGAGGCTTCGGCCCCCCGgacgacggcggcggcggcggcggccacgaCGCCCCCCTCGGCGCCCACGACGCCACCTGAAGCTGCCGCCTCCAGTTGTGaggggcgggaggaggaggaggaggaccagcagCGGACGTCCCCTGTCCCGGTGGCTTTGCCCTTCCCTCCGTGGACTCCCTTTCAGAGCAGGTCCCTCGAGGAGATCTGGAAGGCGGCCACCCCCAGCCTCACCACCTTCCCCACCATCAAGGTGCGCGGGAACGTGTGGAAGCGACGCAGCTTGGAAGCCATCCGGCGCAGGGCGGAGCGCATCTTGCGGGTGAACCTGGCGCCCTTGGTGAGACTCCGCCGCCTCCCCTTGGTCggctgctgaggaacatgaccCGCCGAGGAACCACGAGGACTCTTGTCTCCCCCTGCTCGTCAGCCCCCATGgattaaaggggggggagaacaagGACTTTgaatgtgtgccccccccccccaatgtagcTAACAAACGAAGGGAGGCGAATGTCAGTCACCTGTTTACAATTGCTTTGGTCTGGATTGTGTCCTCTTTTTATTCAATTAACTGCACTTTAGGGCGAAGACTGAGGGCCGTCGCCCCTTTCCTACCCCTCCACTCTTTTTACATCTAGCTTGGGAGCCTGCCCCCTGCTGGCCATCGACCTGCTTCATAGACAAGGATGTGACTTACAGAAAAAGGTTCTTCTGCTTACTCTCATCAACTTTGGTTGAGGAAGCAACTTGGCATGGAGAGGAGATGCAATCTTGTCTCTCCTTCTTTTGGCCTCACTACTTTCTTTCCGTTGGGCTACCTCACTAGCCTGGGAAAGAGATCATTTGCTTTCGCTTCTTCCAAAGGAAGCTTCTTTCCAACTAGCACAATGAAATGccaactggttcctctctctcaTTAAGATGTAGCCGGTGGACTCTCTATGTATGACTTTTGTGCTATTGCACTATATGCTCAGGGTTACTTGAATATACCAAGTGTTTCCACTTTTGGATGACTGACTGTCAAGCTTTGACCAAGGATGCTCAAAGGAATGAAGACTTAACAGCTCATGGCTGATTTGATGGTGCAAAATGCTTCACTCCTtgttctttaattattattattattttgtaaatgaATTGGACTTGGTGATTTACGAAGCTTTTGATATAATGGTCAAATGTTTTTGTATGTAATAAAGTTTTATAGCTGAAATGAATTAGTATTTCTGTTACAGCTTCTAAAGATGAGAGTTGTATTGGATACATCAATTTTATATAACCTTTACTTTAGAGAAGCTCTTATAagtaaaaattaataaaagtttaaaagcaagAATTTTGTCTGCACTTTGGTTTATTGGGAAGGAATACGTTTGggtagaatgtatttatttatttattacatttctataccgcccaatagccggagctctcataTGAAGCAATGTCTTGATAGAAGGTGTTAATGGGTGTTAATTATGCTAATGATCGGTAagaaatagattattattattattattattatcatctacacctatgagtcATCCGGGACCGGTGGGGGGAGAATCTCGGGCTTTCTGGCTTCCagaatcctcccccagtgtctaaaCACCAGTGCAACATCCTGAAAACCAAGAGGGACATTCCTGCATGGCacgtttgggtgttttttttgtgggggggggagaaggtgcAGGTCGTGCAATTGCGTGGCCCTGCGCCTCCAAAAAGGtaagtagtttaaaaaaaaacccataaaaattgGCACCaacagccatcctggggatggtgaaattgctcctCCCAacccccctgatgggcatggagtcaccctgtgcagctccatgcccgtttaaagagccccactactcgcggggaggagggaggacatgGGAGCCCATGCCACACCGCCCATGGTCCTCTGGGCTGTCCCAGGACTGGTAggtgaagggaattggcaccagtaggAAGGTAGAGGAAAGTGAGATGAGCTCTGGTGCCATGTATAGATGAACAATGAACTTTTTCATATCATTACACAAAAAGTTCATTGTTCATCTATACACggcaccagagctcgtctctcTCTCCTCTACCTTCCTACTAGTGCCAATTCCCTTCACCTACCactgtcccaggactgcaggaaaaaatgggataaCAGTGAGTGGTCGTccccggttgaccctgggatcccctggtgAATTTGTCAATTGATGAAATAGATGCTAGGTCAGGGACTTGGAAACAATATGCCCAGGAGTCAAGTTTAAAGCTAGGACAGATGAGAATAATCCCCTTCACATCTTCTCATCCACTCTCGAGAGGCAAGGCCATTCAGTTTTATATACAGATCATTTAAGCACTATAGAATCATCCAGTGACTTGGATTGTGACTTTTCAGACCGCCATACTGTTCTCAAAAACTTCCTGGAAGTGACTGGGAAATCTCCACAAAACTTCCCCACTTGGGGTAAAACTTGGGGGTGATTGTACCACCATCAGAGCAAGAAGtctaaagtagccttccccaagctggtacctctaggtgtttttggactacaacactcattattcctgactattagccatgctggatggggctgttggcagttgaagtccaaaacatctgcaaaagCATCAGCTTGGGAGAGGTGggtctagaacaggggtgcatcacctcttttagcctgagggctgaattcagtgtCAGAAAAGTTCTCTGGAGGCCATAATCCTGTGGTGGTTTTCGCCAAGAGGCCTTATAAAAAGGagaaactgcagaaaagccaggaaaccaaatgATAAGATGGTTGGAaatggggtggagccagggagaagggggcatggctttTGGGGGACTCATGGCGATCAAGCCACCGCGCCTACGTTTCTGCTCTCTTGGTCTAGAGTATTGggttctttccttcccaccccatAGAAACAGTATAGTGAGCTATTTGAAAACATCTTTCCTCTGAGGCTGACTCTTCAAGGTTCTTTACCGCTCTACTCTTAAAAGCCATTATAACATTAGATCCAAAGAGCGATGCAGGATGTTTCTGTTCTTTCACAAGTCCAGAAAATATGGGTTGCTACCAAGAGCAGGAATAAAGGAGCCTGTCTTTCAGGTAAAGCTTCTGCAGCTAAAGAAACTCAAGAATTTATCAATGTTCAACCCCCTGCCCACCCTTGCCCCAGTGGATAGCTCTAGCTACACTGGTTCCTAGTCATGTGGTGCTAAAAGTTG
Proteins encoded in this region:
- the CCDC71L gene encoding coiled-coil domain-containing protein 71L, whose amino-acid sequence is MKQGGAGAATSYGAAAVATGAAPEPPSSEVAAAAAEKVVHSRSQVLFCDGTKALGDAFKLLVPKSTEFMSSDAELWNFLCSLKHEFSPVILRSKDVYGYASCRAVVPDLPGGFAAKAAAAGRRDRPWRRAAARGRRLRAAVAGGDTKSRGGGAKRAAKKRCGEGEASAPRTTAAAAAATTPPSAPTTPPEAAASSCEGREEEEEDQQRTSPVPVALPFPPWTPFQSRSLEEIWKAATPSLTTFPTIKVRGNVWKRRSLEAIRRRAERILRVNLAPLVRLRRLPLVGC